Genomic segment of Bos indicus x Bos taurus breed Angus x Brahman F1 hybrid chromosome 27, Bos_hybrid_MaternalHap_v2.0, whole genome shotgun sequence:
ATGCCAACATGTGTGTTCTCAGCACCCAGAAGCGAAGGTCTGGACAGCCGCAGCTGCTGCCAGCGCCCTGCCCAACTTTTCAGCAGGGGGTAGCATGCCAGCGTCCTCGCACCATTCTGGCCATTAGCAGGTCAGCCGGGGTACCACGGGGGCCAGGACGTCTGTCTTCCTCTCTATAAAGTGAAGAGGCTGGGCTCGTTTATCCTTGCTCGAAGAACCTTGGCTTTCACCGAGACTTGACAGGCTTTCCACTCGTAACGCCTCAGGCCGCGTCCCTCCCTTCCAAAGACCTCCTGAGCCTTGTGCCGAGAACCCGCGGGAGGCTTCGGAGCGGAGGGCACGCCGCACGCAACACCCACTAGTCCCACGCGCCGACCTCCAGCCGGTTCCGAGGATAACATCTCGCGCGAGTCCCTCCACCTCTCGCGACACTTCCTGCCAGCGCCCCTGCGGGTCTCCAAGCCCCGGCTGTCGCTCCACTGCGCGCTCCCCGTCACCTCAGCTCTCTGCTCTCGGCGGCCCGGCCGGCTGGCAACTCGCCTACTGGGAGCGCGGTGGAGAACGGTGTTGGCGCGAATCCCGCGGGCCCGCAagctccgccccgccccgccccggctcGCGGGGCAGGCTTCCGCGGGGACATGTCGTGCCCCTCTGAGCGAGGGCAGCAGAGCGCGAAAGGCTGTGAGGTAGCCAGGTGAGTCCGCGGCGGCCGGGCCCCGGGCCCCCGACCCGAGGGGCGGCTGGGAGGCCCTGCGGGATGGAGATGCCAGGAGCGGAGGAGGGCGCGATGCCCGGAGGCAGGGAAGCGGGGGCCCGGGAGGACCAGCcccggcggggcggggggtggcctCGGTCTCAGGGACGCGGCCTGGGCCCTCTTGGTATCGACGGCTCCTGGAGGCGCCGGGAAGTCATCCGGTTTCCACCCGCGTCCCGCTGCTCGCTGCGGGGCTGGAGGCGGGACGGGGAGAGGCGTCCGCGAGTCCTGAGGTCTCAAACCTGGGTCGCAGGAGGCCCGGGGTCCTGGGGAGAGGGGACATGCGAGGTGGTGGAGGTAAATTCGtgctggagagaaaaaaagataaaaagtggcGGAAGCCGGGGAGCGGCGGCTCAGAGGAAGGCCGGGTGTTCTCGGTCCAGCTGCACTGAGTGCCGAGGTGGTCTCGCCCGCTCCCCTCGCCGGAGCCTGGGTTTCCCTTTTGTGGTCTGTCTGCAGCGTTGGTTAGTCTCTGCCGAGCGGTGAAGGGGAAACACAATGGTCAGTCTTCCTTGGGGCAAGAAGGTCACTTGCtacttttttcctcttgaaaCCTGGACCGTGCGAGTGGGCGCGCGCCTGCGCGCAGTGGCCCAAGCGAGGGTTCGCGTTTTCAGAAATTTGTACCTTAGTCCGTGCTTCAGCACCCTTCAAGGATTGATAAGAAGTGACTGTTACCTTAAatgaatagttttattttcagtgttgtaATTCCCGTAATCTGGAGCCTAAAAGCAGGTGTTATTAAAAACAGTTGGAGTAAATGTTTTTGGCTTTGGCACTAGATTTATATTGGAAATTGGGGTAAAGTGGTTTGGGGTGTTTTTGCAATCAAGATTTTGACCATGCGTTTCTCATGATTCCagttttgtttaattaaaatcGTAGTTTTCTGGGAGGATTGGGAGATCAGTGCAAAGCCCGTTGATCTAACTATAAGAAGCATTTTGTTTAaagcctccttccctccctaaaaaaaacaaaaaccaaccaaacaaaaagctgttaatttgttatttatattttaaattgtgtgGCTGCCTTaggtgttgtcttttttttttttttcccagaaattccTCCTAAAAATAAccctgttttgtgtgtgtgtgtctgtgtgtatgaacAATTACACTGTTAatagaaggaaattttttttctgagagttttcttttgtcttttagaGAACAAAATGTCATCAGTGGAGTCACAGCAGGAACAGTCGTCCCAGTCAGACCCATCTCCATCACCAAATTCATGTAGTTCCTTTGAGCTCCTAGACATGGATGCTGGCAGTTTGTATGAACCAGTTTCTCCTCATTGGTTTTATTGTAAGATAATAGATTCTAAGGAGACATGGATTCCTTTCAACTCGCAGGATTCACAGCAGCTGGAAGAGGCATACAGCTCTGGTAGGGTGAAAGTGATGACTTGTAACAGGCGAGGACTTACTGTCATTCCTTTAAAACTGTAATATGATAGTCATTATAGTGAGTGCTGTTTCTAGTTATCTCCTATAGCATTTTAATACTGAAGTTCTGCATTACTGTCCAGTGAGtttataatattcaaaatttGGTCTGTATTTTGAAAACAGTGCCTATTGTAATTTCTGCATAGTTATCCAATAATGTTTCttatgtttcagtttttgtttaaaaagaatggTGGGTGGTAGTATCATATTACAAAAGAatgaattctttaatttttcacttgttttttctATGCTGGTTAGTACTTTATCATCATGAGGTCATTAATTTACCTTTTGACCCCTTAAGCAAAAAATtcaggaaagctttcttatttacagttgttttttttttaagggatacTATAATCTCCtcagaaaaagagcaaaatagtATTTgggtattatttttttcatgtttcattaAAGCCAAGAATGATTTTGATGGTTTAGCCAAGAAGAAAGGAATCATTCATGTGCTTTATAACATTATTTAGCATATAACTCAGAGTTGTATTTTGGGAGTGGCAGTTGTATTTATTTTGCTATACTATGTGCTGCTTTTCCCCTTTCCAATCCTCAATAGGAAAAGATTGTGATAGAATTGTTCCCACTGATGGGGGTAGATATGATGTTCATTTGGGGGAGAGGATGCGGTATGCTGTTTACTGGGATGAGCTGGCTTCAGAAGTGAGACGATGTACCTGGTTTTACAAAGGAGACAAAGATAATAAGTATGTTCCATACTCGGAGAGCTTCAGCGAAGTTCTAGAGGTATTCCTTTGACCTCTTTtactcattttcttccttttcttctcttatttaataatcttttcttcctctttgtgaCTTATTTTGTGAATTTATAAAGAGAGCTTGGTTCTATCTGCATCACAGTTTATGGCATTTCTTTTTGCAAGTCCGTTTCAGGATAAAGtagttttcagattttaaaatattacagaaactgtttatgtctttaaaaatttttttctctaatggtGATCATTGTTAGTATTTAAACTATGACCATGAagttgttcatttttgcttttatttttcttgctctgaaactattctgaaatttgctttaaattgGAGTAGGACATTaatattgttgaaagaaatatatcaaaatgtgAACAATGATTATTTCTAGTCTAGATGATGGAATTAGGACTGATTTTTTGTCTTTGTTCTGATActtattgtaattttaaaagaattttaaaatttgataaatcAAGAGAAGGAACTGTATATGTAATATCCTAATTTTGTGGataatatacatgcattaatatcattgaaagaaatatatcaaaatgtgTATTGATGTCAGAAGCCACTTTAGGCATTACTGACAGTGTATAGCTGTTTTTTCCAGTCTAGATGATAGAAGCAGAATGATTAttttttgttgattgttttttgttttattctatacTAGTGTCTGTTGTCatttaaagagaattaaaataaatttgataaattgGAGTAAGATATTCTTACTGTAATTGTTTATCTAGCAGTATTCTTGTAGAGAGGTTCAATTTTAATAGAAAAGCCTTTAGAGAAATCTAATGAAATGTGTCTTGTTTTAAGGAAACTTACATGCTTGCTGTAACTctggatgaatggaaaaagaaattggAGTCTCCCAACAGAGAAATTATTATATTACACAATCCAAAGGTAAAGCAAATTAAggcccttcttcttcttcttttttttttttttttaaggcccttCTTTAATGAtaggattgggcttccctggtggctcagaggttaaagcctctgcccacaatgcgggagacctggattcaatccctgggtcaggaagatcccctggagaaggaaatggcaacccactctagtatttttgcctggagaatcccatgggtggaggagcctggtgggctacagtccacagggtctcgaagagactgagggacttcactttgactttaatGATAGGATTAAGATTAATTGAGTTACTAAAGAGAATGCAATTAATTCTTAGTGGTTTCTTTTTTCTAGCGATTCTACATAGGATAACCTTTGGAAATTTTTATATTGCATtcataagaatctgcctgcaatgcaggagccccaggtttgatccttgggttgggaaaattcccctggagaaggaaatgacaatccattccattattcttgcctggtgacttctatggacagaggagcctggtgggctacagctcatgggattacagagttggacacaactgagtgactttctctttcacACTTTATGTTTTGAAAGACTTGTCCCCACCCCTCAGAAGGTATTAAGATGTCTTTAATGTAGAATAAATATCTTTATTGCtctgatcttttttatttaagcTTATGGTGCATTACCAGCCAGTTGCAGGGTCCGATGAATGGGGTTCAGCACCTGCTGAGCAAGGTCGACCTCGAACAGTGAAGAGGGGGGTTGAGAACATCTCTGTTGACATTCACTGTGGTAATGttaatcattcatttttttcttatcttctgaTATACTTGTTTATGACTTAAACTGTGGACTTTTTCTATGATATTGATTACCTTGAGGCTTAAAAAATGGTCTTTAATCCAATGGGCTTATTCTAAGTTAAGATTAGTATTACTTGATCTAGTGAGAATCTTAATAGGTATAAAAATCTCTTTTGAAGTTGCTAAGTATATATGGTGGGATGGATAAAATTTGGGCACTACTAATCAGGAAGTCACTAAGTACAAATGAACTGCTTTAGTCCTAATTCTAAGAAATGTGATTCTTCCTGCTTGCTTATTTATTCCTGGTAACTTGTGTCCTTGAAGTTTTTCAACCAGGGGAAACTATTTTTTATTAGGACCCTGATGGTTATCCACTGGTCTCTAGCTAGGGGCATTTATGGTTggttttgtaatatatttaactGGATTATAAAATTCCTTTTAAGTATTCTGTCAATGCCAAATTATCTGAATTTGGTAACTGCCCTCTGTTACACAAGAGACTATTCTTAGGAAACACACAAAATATTAACGGTTTAAAGAGATGTGATGTCTGTAGTTTGATAATGTATGCAGCCTACTCCCAAATGgttctaaaaataaatgtgtgtgaacAATGGTAAAGTATGGAATCTGTGTGAAAAAGAGATTTTTTGTACTATTCTTTCAAGTTTTCTGTAAGATTGCagttgtttcaaaataaaaagtttaaaaatcctgaaaaatTCTTTCACTGACTTACTGGGTTAGTGCAAACCTAATTGTagttttggaccatgaattttaaatcattatagctAGGCTCAAACAtgtttttattaatcaaaataggaaccatttcaatcaacacatttttgccaacaataaataagttttattcctgtagcataaaaatccatgcttccaGATTTGACAGACtctttggaaagcattttttgcCTCATTCTGGTTGTGAaagttttccctgcaaaaagttgtcaagatgcttgaagaagtagtagtcagttggcaagaggtcGGGTGAATACGGCAGATGAAGTAAAACTatgtagcccaatttgttcaacttttgaagtgttgtttGTGCAACGTGGGGTTGGGTGCTGTTGTGCAGAAGAAtcgggccctttctgttgaccaatgccggCTTCAGGCGTTGCAGTTCTCAGtacatctcattgatttgctgagcatacttctcagatgtaatggtttcgctgggattcagaaagctgtagtggatcaaaCTGGCAGcaaaccaccaaacagtgaccttGACTTTTTTTTGGTACACCTTTAGCTTTGGGAAACGCTTTGGAACTTCTTGGTTCAGCCACTGAGCTGGCTGTCGCCGGTCGTtgtataaaatctactttttgtcccatgtcacaatctgatcaagaaataattcattattgttgcacagaataagagaagatgacacttcaacgacaattttttcaattttcggtcagctcatgaggcacccactaaGCGAACCTTTTCACCTTTCTAATTTGCATCAAATGCTGAACAGCTGTAGAAGGTCGATGCTGAGTTCTTCTGCAACTTCTTGTTAGTTTTAAGAGGGTCAGCTTTGATGAtggctctcagttggtcattaTCAACTTCCAGTGGCTGGCCAGTATGCTCTTCATCTTCAAGGCtgtcatctcctttgcaaaacttcttcaACCACTGCTGCACTGtacgttcattagcagttcctagGCTAAATGTACTGTTGATGTTGCACGTTATCTccgctgctttacaacccattttgaccttatttaagaaaatcactcgaatttgctttttgtctaacatcattttcatagtctaaaataagaataaaataaacagcaagtaatagtACTTAGCAAAGAAAGAAGGTGAGAAATGTGTATTAAAACACATTTAGATGTTAGATCTAtaacataatcacatttatttaaaatgttttccaatatcaaatggcaaagttcaacaatgcaaaaaccgCAATTACTCTTGCACCaaccaaatatttttaagataaattagAAACACTTTTGAGATAAATTAGAAACAAAGTAAAATCGCAATATTTTTACTAAGTAgtgaaatataggaaaatatgtgtctttaaaaaaaaatctgctcatATTTTAACCTGCCCATTTCTATTACCTACTTGTTGTGAATGTTTGATTTTGGAATACATGACTGGTTATACTGAAtaacttttctttataatttcacTTGTAGGGGAACCTTTACAAATAGATCACTTGGTttttgtagtccatgggatcggacCTGCTTGTGATCTCCGCTTTCGAAGCATTGTACAGTGTGGTAGGTTCGCAAAGCGTGTCAGGTTAGATCATGTAAAGGGACTGTTAGTGCTCCTCTGAGCTGAGATAGTGTTGTCTTAGGCTGTCCTCTTAGCTGCATAATAAGATTTGGAGAGCTGAAGACAGGTGGCAAGGTAGTAAAGCCTCCCAGCTTAGACCTAAAGTGCTAGTAACTTCCTTAGGCTAATAGGTTTATACTCTTAACTAAGTTCTTGAGTGAATAAGCCTTCAAGTCTGATAAAATTGTTTTATGATGTGATTGTCCTGTTTGTAACTATTCCAAATTTAAAGGGAACCATAAATATGTGACCATAAAGATAATCTAGTTTAAATGAACAACTGAAACCTACATTTTTTTAACTTAGACTGTGATAAACCTCATGATACTCTGGAATATTTAGGTCATTAACTtgatttcatggggtcgcaaagagtcggacacgactgagcggctgatctgatctgatctctgaacTTGATTTTGAAAGGTAGTATTCATAGTCTAATTGTCCCAATTTGGGAGTCTTATCCTAATGACTAATGCTTCTAAGCATAAACTTTCTAGAAGGTTAAGATCAATGTAATATGAATTCTAAACATCAGTGGTTTTCCTAAAATATTGGATAATGAATGATTGTTTGAGTGCAAGGCCAACTGACATCGTCaagtgattcttttaaaaaaataaaacagttcatCTGACACAGAAGTTTTGAAGTTagcatgtgtgtgtttaatgaaaatgttttgtatAGTATAAGCAGTTCTATATGAAAGGAGTGTCTTTTCCTATACGCagtattaatttttcttaaatatcgCTCTAGTTTTGACTCTGGTCAGTAGGTGCTCTAAGCAAATGTAGATGAGTGTGGTATAATCGTATGATCTGTTGCATCCTAATTCTGTGAATTGATTGCTTCACTGTTAATGCAttagttaattttcttttctagttaATGATTTTCGCAGTGTTTCTTTGAACCTGCTACAGACTCATTTTaagaaagcccaagaaaatcagCAGATTGGGAGGGTAGAATTTCTCCCAGTCAACTGGCACAGTCCCTTGCATTCCACTGGTGTAGATGTGTGAGTAGTACTTTACACCTTTGAGTTGTTACCTGTGATTGTAATGTTTTCTGATCATTAATATGCTTAGGAACATCTCTGCTGTTAGCTCAGAGTGTATATAAAATTCTGTTCAACAAAAAACTTTTTGTACTTCTGTGTCATTTTCTTAGAGTTACATTATTAAGTGCTGAACAATCCCTTTGTTTAACCAGCTTGGGTCAGGAGTAGGGAATGGTGTGTATCTTCTTCGAGTATGTTTTAATGGCTCATTAGTGTTTATTATTGCAGCTTTACTATTTCTTTAGCATAAAGGAGGTTATGGAATTTAAGTTTTCTGCTTAaaacatctttccttttttcagagATCTGCAGCGAATAACCCTTCCTAGCATTAACCGCCTCAGGCACTTTACAAACGACACGATTCTGGATGTCTTCTTCTACAACAGCCCCACCTACTGTCAGACTATCGTGGACACAGTCGCTTCTGAAATGAACCGAATTTATATACTTTTCCTGCAGAGGAACCCTGATTTCAAAGGGAGTGTATCCATTGCTGGTCATAGTTTAGGTAATGAATTCTCTATGACTGGAGAGGACTATCATATTTTATGGATACCTTTTAAGTATTTTTGAAGTACAGTGTCTTTTATCAGTGTCAGATTCAGAGGTCTAGAACTGGTGTGTGATGAAATATTAGGAAGGGGTTGGAAGGGTGATGGTGGATTGGAAAGAAAGACTCCCTACTTAGTAGATTTTGCTACATGGGTAATTGGCTTATTCCTTTTTTGTGTAAAAGGCAGCTGTTCAGTGCTAATGCTTCAAAATTGTCCCCTATTCTTCTGTTTTACTTACAGGTTCGCTTATATTGTTTGATATCCTAACAAATCAGAAAGATTCTTTGGGAGATACTGACAGTAAAAAGGTAATTTAGATGTTCAGATAGGTTTTCTCGTATTATTTCTTAGGGATTtttagattttagattttttttcccacttagtcTCATACCATAatattaaatttacatttattttaattttaacagaTTTGTAATTATCTCTGTTATTCTTGGATGATAGAAGCAAAATAGTAATATGCTTCTATAAATATTTGCCACATTCTAAAATAAttatggagtgcctgatgaactatggactgaggttcgtgacattgtacaggagacagggatcaagaccatccccatggaaaagaaatgcaaaaaagcaaaatggctgtctggggaggccttacaaatagctgtgaaaagaagagaagcgaaaagcaaaggagaaaaggaaagatataagcatctgaatgcagagttccaaagaatagcaagaagagataagaaagccttcctcagcgaccagtgcaaagaaatagaggaaaacaacagaatgggaaagactagagatctcttcaagaaaattagagataccaagggaacatttcatgcaaagaggggctcgataaaggacagaaatggtatggacctaacagaagcagaagatattaagaagagatggcaagaatacacagaagaactgtacaaaaaagatcgtcacgacccagataatcacgatggtgtgatcactcacctagagccagacatcctggaatgtgaagtcaagtgggccttagaaagcatcactacgaacaaagctagtggaggtgatggaattccagttgagctatttcaaatcctgaaagatgatactgtgaaagtgctgcgctcaatatgccagcaaatttggaaaactcagcagtggccacaggactggaaaaggtcagttttcattccaatcccaaagaaaggcaatgccaaagaatgctcaaactaccgcacaattgcactcatctcacatgctagtaaagtaatgctcaaaattctccaagccaggcatcagcaatatgtgaaccgtgaacttccagatgttcaagctggttttagaaaaggcagaggaaccagagatcaaattgccaacatccgctggatcatggaaaaaacaagagagtttcagaaaaacatctatttctgctttattgactacgccaaaacctttgactgtgtggatcacaataaactgtggaaaattctgaaagagatgggaataccagaccacctgacctgcctcttgagaaacctatatgcaggtcaggaagcaacagttagaactggacatggaacaacagactggttccagataggaaaaggagtatgtcaaggctgtatattgtcaccctgcttatttaacttctatgcagagtacatcatgagaaacgctgggctggaagaagcacaacctggaatcaaaattatggggaaaaatatcaataacctcagatatgcagatgacaccacccttagggcagaaagtgaagaggaactaaaaagcctcttgatgaaagtgaaagaggagagtgaaaaagttggcttaaaactcaacattcaggaaacgaagatcatggcatctggtcccatcacttcatggcaaatagatggggaaacagtggatacagtgtcagactttatttttttgggctccaaaatcactgcagatggtgactgcagccatgaaattaaaagacgcttactccttggaagaaaagttatcaccaacctagatagcatattgaaaagcagagacattactttgccaacaaaggtctgtctagtcaaggctatggttttcccagtggtcacgtatggatgtgagagttggactgtgaagaaagctgagtgccgaagaattgatgcttttgaactgtggtgttggagaagactcttgagagtcccttgggctgcaaagagatccaaccagtccattctaaaggagatcagccccgggatttctttggaaggaatgatgctaaagctgaaactccagtactttggccacctcatgcgaagagttgactcactggaaaaaactctgatgctgagagggattgggggcaggaggagaaggggatgacagaggatgagatggctggatggcatcactgactcgatg
This window contains:
- the DDHD2 gene encoding phospholipase DDHD2; the protein is MSSVESQQEQSSQSDPSPSPNSCSSFELLDMDAGSLYEPVSPHWFYCKIIDSKETWIPFNSQDSQQLEEAYSSGKDCDRIVPTDGGRYDVHLGERMRYAVYWDELASEVRRCTWFYKGDKDNKYVPYSESFSEVLEETYMLAVTLDEWKKKLESPNREIIILHNPKLMVHYQPVAGSDEWGSAPAEQGRPRTVKRGVENISVDIHCGEPLQIDHLVFVVHGIGPACDLRFRSIVQCVNDFRSVSLNLLQTHFKKAQENQQIGRVEFLPVNWHSPLHSTGVDVDLQRITLPSINRLRHFTNDTILDVFFYNSPTYCQTIVDTVASEMNRIYILFLQRNPDFKGSVSIAGHSLGSLILFDILTNQKDSLGDTDSKKDLPSIFMDQGDTPTLEEELKKLQLSEFFSIFEKEKIDKEALTLCTDKDLQEMGIPLGPRKKILNYFRTRKNSMGVNRPTPQSPAGANMSNIPKESEFYSSTDGLDVGIGQVPVKYPRLIYKPEIFFAFGSPIGMFLTVRGLKRIDPNYRFPTCKGFFNIYHPFDPVAYRIEPMVVPGVEFEPMLIPHHKGRKRMHLELREGLTRMSMDLKNNLLGSLRMAWKSFTRAPYPALQASETAEETEAEPESNSEKHSDVNTEENPVPVKEEAPPIHVGMLNGGQRIDYVLQEKPIESFNEYLFALQSHLCYWESEDTVLLVLKEIYQTQGIFLDQPLQ